From Solanum lycopersicum chromosome 8, SLM_r2.1, the proteins below share one genomic window:
- the LOC101267047 gene encoding growth-regulating factor 4-like isoform X1, with product MSGTSTSVVGGGGGGEGGMGYGYGYRPPFTAVQWQELEHQAMIYKYLVAGLPVPPDLVVPIRRSFEAISARFFHHPSLGYCSYYGKKFDPEPGRCRRTDGKKWRCSKDAYPDSKYCERHMHRGRNRSRKPVESQSTPQSLSTSMSQITAGSSNTRGSFQNSSSGSFQNMPLYSVANSGTLNYGSTGTKLQMEPVSYGIDNKDYRYLHGITPDADEHNLSSEASATVRSLGMRTNTDSTWVLPSQISSSPMARSKNDSQLLGSSTEMHLPNLLEPMIDATISKRRHQHCFFGSDIDSPGTVKEEQHSMRPFFNEWPTAKESWSNLDDEGSNKNNFSTTQLSMSIPIAPSNFSSRSACSPNDT from the exons ATGAGTGGCACCTCTACATCAGtagtggggggtgggggtggaggGGAGGGGGGAATGGGGTATGGGTATGGTTACCGGCCGCCATTTACGGCGGTGCAATGGCAGGAGCTGGAGCATCAAGCAATGATATACAAGTACTTGGTGGCAGGTCTTCCTGTGCCACCTGATCTTGTTGTCCCTATTCGTCGTAGCTTTGAAGCCATCTCAGCTAGGTTCTTTCATCATCCAAGCT TGGGCTATTGTTCCTATTATGGGAAGAAGTTTGATCCTGAGCCAGGAAGGTGTAGAAGGACTGACGGAAAAAAGTGGAGATGCTCAAAAGATGCATATCCTGACTCCAAATATTGCGAGCGGCACATGCATCGAGGCCGCAACCGTTCAAGAAAGCCTGTGGAATCTCAATCTACTCCCCAGTCCTTGTCGACTAGTATGTCACAAATTACAGCTGGGAGCAGCAATACAAGAGGAAGTTTCCAAAATAGCAGCAGCGGAAGCTTCCAAAACATGCCATTGTATTCTGTTGCTAATTCGGGAACGCTGAATTATGGAAGCACTGGAACAAAGCTGCAGATGGAGCCTGTCTCCTATGGAATAGATAACAAGGACTATAG GTATCTCCATGGAATTACTCCTGATGCTGATGAGCACAATTTATCTTCAGAGGCTTCTGCTACTGTCAGAAGTTTAGGGATGAGGACCAACACAGACAGTACCTGGGTATTGCCTTCTCAAATTTCTTCAAGCCCCATGGCAAGATCAAAAAATGATTCTCAGCTGCTAGGTAGCTCAACAGAGATGCATCTACCTAATCTACTTGAGCCTATGATTGATGCAACAATTTCAAAACGACGACACCAGCATTGCTTCTTTGGCAGTGACATCGATTCACCTGGAACAGTAAAGGAGGAGCAGCATTCAATGCGCCCTTTCTTTAACGAATGGCCCACTGCTAAAGAATCGTGGTCCAACCTCGACGATGAGGGATCCAACAAAAACAATTTCTCCACAACACAGCTCTCCATGTCCATTCCAATCGCTCCTTCCAACTTCTCTTCAAGGAGTGCTTGCTCTCCAAATG ATACTTGA
- the LOC101267047 gene encoding growth-regulating factor 4-like isoform X2, protein MGYGYGYRPPFTAVQWQELEHQAMIYKYLVAGLPVPPDLVVPIRRSFEAISARFFHHPSLGYCSYYGKKFDPEPGRCRRTDGKKWRCSKDAYPDSKYCERHMHRGRNRSRKPVESQSTPQSLSTSMSQITAGSSNTRGSFQNSSSGSFQNMPLYSVANSGTLNYGSTGTKLQMEPVSYGIDNKDYRYLHGITPDADEHNLSSEASATVRSLGMRTNTDSTWVLPSQISSSPMARSKNDSQLLGSSTEMHLPNLLEPMIDATISKRRHQHCFFGSDIDSPGTVKEEQHSMRPFFNEWPTAKESWSNLDDEGSNKNNFSTTQLSMSIPIAPSNFSSRSACSPNDT, encoded by the exons ATGGGGTATGGGTATGGTTACCGGCCGCCATTTACGGCGGTGCAATGGCAGGAGCTGGAGCATCAAGCAATGATATACAAGTACTTGGTGGCAGGTCTTCCTGTGCCACCTGATCTTGTTGTCCCTATTCGTCGTAGCTTTGAAGCCATCTCAGCTAGGTTCTTTCATCATCCAAGCT TGGGCTATTGTTCCTATTATGGGAAGAAGTTTGATCCTGAGCCAGGAAGGTGTAGAAGGACTGACGGAAAAAAGTGGAGATGCTCAAAAGATGCATATCCTGACTCCAAATATTGCGAGCGGCACATGCATCGAGGCCGCAACCGTTCAAGAAAGCCTGTGGAATCTCAATCTACTCCCCAGTCCTTGTCGACTAGTATGTCACAAATTACAGCTGGGAGCAGCAATACAAGAGGAAGTTTCCAAAATAGCAGCAGCGGAAGCTTCCAAAACATGCCATTGTATTCTGTTGCTAATTCGGGAACGCTGAATTATGGAAGCACTGGAACAAAGCTGCAGATGGAGCCTGTCTCCTATGGAATAGATAACAAGGACTATAG GTATCTCCATGGAATTACTCCTGATGCTGATGAGCACAATTTATCTTCAGAGGCTTCTGCTACTGTCAGAAGTTTAGGGATGAGGACCAACACAGACAGTACCTGGGTATTGCCTTCTCAAATTTCTTCAAGCCCCATGGCAAGATCAAAAAATGATTCTCAGCTGCTAGGTAGCTCAACAGAGATGCATCTACCTAATCTACTTGAGCCTATGATTGATGCAACAATTTCAAAACGACGACACCAGCATTGCTTCTTTGGCAGTGACATCGATTCACCTGGAACAGTAAAGGAGGAGCAGCATTCAATGCGCCCTTTCTTTAACGAATGGCCCACTGCTAAAGAATCGTGGTCCAACCTCGACGATGAGGGATCCAACAAAAACAATTTCTCCACAACACAGCTCTCCATGTCCATTCCAATCGCTCCTTCCAACTTCTCTTCAAGGAGTGCTTGCTCTCCAAATG ATACTTGA
- the LOC101249196 gene encoding DNA-directed RNA polymerases IV and V subunit 2-like isoform X1 has product MTNPSSFLFFLLEKYSFGLPGRALVSDGVLVQMTISDIMEDVGCSSGKGKTSNGSTMMDFDIDGLFEVGDYDWDDDEDEDDNLDMASIKELGGGFLRNFCKKASAGFFEKYGLISHQIDSYNDFIRYGIQKVFDSVGEIHVEPGYDPSKKGEGEWKHASVKFGNVILDRPKFWAGEKYSAYNGEEYLNMWPRHARLQNMTYSARIIVETHVQVFTKKLVRSDKFKTGVEQFVDKECVMEDKRDVFIGRIPVMVNSELCWMSGADRLDCEFDHGGYFIVKGAEKIFIAQEQMCLKRLWVSNHYTWMVAYRSGEKRNRVYLKLTETLKHEQIKGEAKSLSVYFLAEMPIWVLFFALGVSSDREVVDLIDVDIKDNKIINILVASIHDADKNCEDFRKGKRALAYVDRLIKSCKFPPQESVEECIKEYLFPNLSGLKQKARFLGYMVKCLLLSYIGRRKVDNRDDFRNKRLDLAGELLERELRVHIKHAERRMVKALQRDLCGDRQVHPIEHYLDASIITNGLSRAFSTGHWCHPYKRMERVSGVVATLRRTNPLQMTADLRKTRQQVTYTGKVGDARYPNPSHWGKVCFLSTPDGENCGLVKNLASMGLVSTTVLMPLLETLFRCGMQKLVDDCATSLHGKQKVLLDGDWVGVCEDSALFVSKLRRKRRRNEVPHQVEVKRDEQQDEVRIFSDAGRIMRPLLVVSNLKNIKALNGGVKGGDYGFQTLLDKGIIELIGPEEEEDCRTAWGVEYLLKADKENPPVNYTHCELDMSFLLGLSCGLIPFANHDHARRVLYQSEKHSQQAIGFSTVNPNIRVDTNTHQLYYPQRPLFGTMLSDSLGKPKCARHQRGMLSRPEYYNGQCAIVAVNVHLGYNQEDSVVMNRASLERGMFRSEHVRSYKAEVDNMEATGKKSKAEDSVNFGKTQSKIGRVDCLDDDGLPYIGANLQSGDIIIGKFAESGADHSVKMKHTEKGMVQKVLLSANDEGKNFAVVSLRQVRSPCLGDKFSSMHGQKGVLGYLESQENFPFTVQGIVPDIVINPHAFPSRQTPGQLLEAALGKGIALGGGEKYATPFSALSVDAILKQLHGRGFSRWGNERVYNGRTGEMVHSLIFMGPTFYQRLIHMAEDKVKFRNTGPVHPLTRQPVADRKRFGGIKFGEMERDCLIAHGAAANLHERLFTLSDSSQMHICGKCKNMANVIQRPVPGGKVRGPFCRFCESVEDIVKVGVPYGAKLLCQELFSMGISLKFDTEIC; this is encoded by the exons ATGACCAACCCTTCATctttcctcttttttcttttagagaAATACTCATTTGGCCTTCCTGGAAGGGCTTTAGTTTCAGATGGG GTGCTTGTTCAAATGACGATTTCTGATATCATGGAAGATGTGGGATGTAGTAGTGGAAAAGGGAAGACATCCAATGGATCAACAATGATGGACTTTGATATTGATGGTCTTTTTGAAGTAGGAGATTATGATTGGGATGATGACGAGGATGAGGATGATAATCTTGATATGGCTTCAATTAAAGAGTTGGGTGGAGGTTTCTTGAGAAACTTCTGTAAAAAGGCATCAGCTGGTTTCTTTGAGAAGTATGGCTTAATTAGCCACCAGATCGATTCATACAATGACTTCATCAGGTATGGAATCCAGAAGGTGTTCGACTCGGTTGGAGAGATCCATGTTGAGCCAGGTTATGATCCATCAAAGAAAGGTGAAGGTGAATGGAAGCATGCTTCTGTCAAGTTTGGGAATGTAATCCTTGATCGGCCAAAGTTTTGGGCAGGGGAAAAGTATTCTGCATATAATGGGGAAGAGTACCTGAACATGTGGCCACGGCATGCTCGCCTTCAGAACATGACTTATTCTGCCAGGATTATTGTTGAGACTCATGTTCAG GTGTTTACTAAAAAGCTAGTTAGAAGCGACAAGTTCAAAACTGGGGTAGAACAGTTTGTTGACAAGGAGTGTGTGATGGAAGATAAAAGGGATGTCTTCATTGGGAGAATCCCTGTGATGGTGAACTCAGAGTTGTGCTGGATGAGTGGTGCTGACAGGCTTGATTGTGAATTTGATCATGGGGGATACTTCATAGTCAAAGGGGCTGAAAAG ATCTTCATTGCACAGGAGCAGATGTGTTTAAAAAGACTCTGGGTGTCAAACCATTACACTTGGATGGTTGCATATCGGTCCGGTGAAAAAAGGAATAGAGTCTACCTTAAACTGACTGAGACATTGAAGCATGAGCAAATTAAGGGAGAAGCAAAATCCCTCAGTGTGTATTTCCTGGCAGAAATGCCAATTTGGGTCTTGTTTTTTGCTCTAGGCGTATCCTCTGACAGGGAGGTAGTAGATCTGATTGATGTGgatattaaagataataaaatcatcaatatactAGTAGCTTCAATCCACGATGCTGACAAGAATTGTGAGGACTTCAGGAAGGGAAAAAGGGCTCTTGCTTATGTTGATAGACTTATAAAGAGCTGTAAGTTTCCACCTCAAGAATCTGTTGAGGAGTGCATAAAAGAATACCTGTTCCCTAATCTCAGCGGTCTCAAGCAGAAGGCTCGCTTCTTAGGCTATATGGTAAAGTGCCTCTTGCTCTCTTACATTGGCCGCAGAAAGGTTGACAACAGAGATGATTTTCGAAACAAAAGATTGGATCTAGCTGGTGAGCTCCTTGAACGAGAGCTCAGGGTGCACATTAAACATGCCGAAAGGCGTATGGTGAAGGCACTGCAAAGAGATCTTTGTGGAGATCGACAAGTGCACCCAATTGAGCATTACTTGGATGCGTCAATAATTACCAATGGTCTCTCCAGGGCTTTTTCTACTGGTCATTGGTGTCACCCTTACAAGAGAATGGAGCGGGTTTCTGGTGTAGTTGCAACTCTTAGACGAACAAATCCATTGCAAATGACTGCTGATCTAAGGAAGACACGTCAGCAGGTTACATACACTGGGAAGGTTGGCGATGCTAGATACCC AAATCCTTCACACTGGGGAAAGGTATGCTTTCTATCTACCCCAGATGGAGAAAATTGTGGCCTGGTGAAAAATTTGGCTAGTATGGGTCTTGTCAGCACAACTGTTTTGATGCCACTTCTTGAGACATTGTTTCGGTGTGGAATGCAAAAGTTAGTAGATGACTGTGCCACCTCACTCCATGGAAAACAAAAGGTACTTCTAGATGGCGATTGGGTTGGAGTATGTGAAGATTCTGCACTCTTCGTTTCAAAACTAAGACGTAAGCGCCGCAGGAATGAAGTGCCACACCAG GTTGAAGTTAAGAGAGATGAGCAGCAGGATGAAGTTCGCATATTTTCTGATGCTGGAAGGATTATGCGCCCTCTTCTTGTTGTTTCGAATCTTAAGAATATTAAAGCTTTGAACGGCGGAGTGAAAGGGGGAGATTATGGCTTCCAAACTCTTCTGGACAAAGGGATTATTGAGCTTATTGGacctgaagaagaagaagactgtCGAACTGCATGGGGAGTTGAGTATCTCTTAAAAGCAGATAAAGAGAATCCACCTGTTAATTATACCCATTGTGAGTTGGACATGTCATTTTTGTTAGGCTTGAGCTGTGGTTTAATCCCTTTTGCAAATCATGACCATGCTAGGAGGGTCCTCTATCAATCTGAGAAGCACTCTCAGCAAGCAATTGGGTTTTCAACAGTGAATCCAAACATTAGAGTTGATACAAATACCCATCAATTGTATTACCCTCAGAGGCCACTTTTCGGGACAATGTTGTCAGATTCCCTTGGGAAACCAAAATGTGCTCGTCACCAGAGAGGAATGCTTTCACGGCCTGAATACTACAATGGTCAATGTGCTATTGTTGCAGTGAATGTTCACCTTGGCTATAACCAAGAAGATTCAGTGGTAATGAATCGTGCATCACTTGAGCGTGGAATGTTTCGATCGGAGCATGTCAGGAGCTACAAGGCTGAGGTCGACAATATGGAAGCTACTGGAAAGAAGTCCAAGGCGGAGGACTCTGTTAACTTTGGTAAAACACAGAGTAAAATTGGACGAGTGGACTGCCTAGATGATGATGGTTTACCATATATTGGTGCAAATCTCCAGAGCGGAGATATCATAATTGGGAAATTTGCTGAATCAGGCGCTGATCACAGTGTCAAGATGAAGCATACCGAGAAGGGCATGGTTCAGAAGGTTTTGCTCTCCGCTAATGACGAGGGAAAGAATTTTGCTGTTGTATCTCTCAGACAA GTTCGTTCTCCATGTCTTGGAGACAAGTTCTCTAGCATGCATGGACAAAAAGGTGTTCTTGGATATCTGGAGTCTCAGGAGAACTTCCCTTTTACTGTTCAGGGGATTGTTCCAGATATTGTTATCAATCCTCATGCATTTCCTTCAAGGCAAACACCTGGTCAGCTGCTGGAAGCCGCTTTGGGGAAGGGCATTGCCCTAGGTGGTGGTGAAAAATATGCCACTCCCTTTTCCGCTTTATCAGTTGATGCCATACTAAAACAGCTTCATGG ACGAGGATTCTCAAGATGGGGAAATGAGAGAGTTTACAATGGCCGGACTGGTGAAATGGTTCATTCCCTGATTTTCATGGGCCCTACATTCTACCAACGCCTCATCCATATGGCTGAAGACAAGGTGAAATTCCGTAATACTGGGCCTGTCCATCCCCTCACTCGCCAACCTGTGGCAGACAGAAAACGGTTTGGTGGAATTAAATTTGGTGAGATGGAACGGGACTGTCTTATAGCTCATGGTGCTGCAGCAAATCTGCATGAACGCCTTTTCACTCTCAGCGACTCCTCCCAGATGCACATCTGTGGGAAGTGCAAGAACATGGCGAATGTGATCCAGAGGCCCGTGCCAGGTGGTAAGGTAAGGGGTCCATTCTGCCGGTTCTGTGAATCAGTTGAAGATATTGTGAAGGTTGGTGTGCCATATGGTGCAAAGTTATTGTGCCAGGAGCTCTTCAGCATGGGCATATCCCTCAAGTTTGATACTGAGATTTGCTGA
- the LOC101267633 gene encoding uncharacterized protein, which produces MKKTSRSTRKSSAMDFLSTPPATAAASPVQSMSESPKPFEFNFKKFKAGTVSPTSSKRSGKKSFISSPVQLKPVGSPASVKNLKTIADLKDFASSQLDSVKGQIERSHVEILKDLEASQSRLQKRLKIQTQGCQQVADEAEREYKKMSERITEGREAMKGSYSTFMAELQASGARLCKQAIPELSQSVEKAIDTLKNRYGIHKSTSAC; this is translated from the exons ATGAAGAAGACATCGAGATCAACGAGGAAGTCATCGGCGATGGATTTTCTGTCAACTCCGCCGGCGACCGCTGCAGCAAGTCCTGTTCAATCGATGAGTGAGTCTCCGAAGCCGTTCGagttcaatttcaaaaaattcaaagcTGGTACAGTTTCGCCAACATCATCTAAGAGGAGTGGAAAGAAGAGCTTCATTTCAAGTCCCGTGCAGTTGAAGCCTGTTGGTTCACCTGCGTCggttaaaaatttgaaaacgaTTGCGGATCTGAAGGATTTTGCCTCGTCTCAATTGGACTCTGTTAAGGGCCAGATTGAGCGATCGCATGTGGAGATTCTCAAGGACCTCGAGGCTTCTCAGTCTCGCCTGCAGAAACGACTCAAG ATTCAGACGCAAGGATGCCAGCAAGTGGCAGATGAAGCTGAAAGGGAGTACAAAAAGATGTCTGAGCGAATCACCGAAGGCAGGGAGGCAATGAAG GGTTCATATTCTACGTTCATGGCAGAACTTCAAGCTAGTGGTGCTCGCT TGTGCAAACAAGCCATCCCCGAGCTGTCACAATCTGTCGAGAAAGCAATAGATACTCTCAAGAACCGTTATGGGATCCATAAATCAACTTCAGCTTGTTGA
- the LOC101249196 gene encoding DNA-directed RNA polymerases IV and V subunit 2-like isoform X2 produces the protein MTISDIMEDVGCSSGKGKTSNGSTMMDFDIDGLFEVGDYDWDDDEDEDDNLDMASIKELGGGFLRNFCKKASAGFFEKYGLISHQIDSYNDFIRYGIQKVFDSVGEIHVEPGYDPSKKGEGEWKHASVKFGNVILDRPKFWAGEKYSAYNGEEYLNMWPRHARLQNMTYSARIIVETHVQVFTKKLVRSDKFKTGVEQFVDKECVMEDKRDVFIGRIPVMVNSELCWMSGADRLDCEFDHGGYFIVKGAEKIFIAQEQMCLKRLWVSNHYTWMVAYRSGEKRNRVYLKLTETLKHEQIKGEAKSLSVYFLAEMPIWVLFFALGVSSDREVVDLIDVDIKDNKIINILVASIHDADKNCEDFRKGKRALAYVDRLIKSCKFPPQESVEECIKEYLFPNLSGLKQKARFLGYMVKCLLLSYIGRRKVDNRDDFRNKRLDLAGELLERELRVHIKHAERRMVKALQRDLCGDRQVHPIEHYLDASIITNGLSRAFSTGHWCHPYKRMERVSGVVATLRRTNPLQMTADLRKTRQQVTYTGKVGDARYPNPSHWGKVCFLSTPDGENCGLVKNLASMGLVSTTVLMPLLETLFRCGMQKLVDDCATSLHGKQKVLLDGDWVGVCEDSALFVSKLRRKRRRNEVPHQVEVKRDEQQDEVRIFSDAGRIMRPLLVVSNLKNIKALNGGVKGGDYGFQTLLDKGIIELIGPEEEEDCRTAWGVEYLLKADKENPPVNYTHCELDMSFLLGLSCGLIPFANHDHARRVLYQSEKHSQQAIGFSTVNPNIRVDTNTHQLYYPQRPLFGTMLSDSLGKPKCARHQRGMLSRPEYYNGQCAIVAVNVHLGYNQEDSVVMNRASLERGMFRSEHVRSYKAEVDNMEATGKKSKAEDSVNFGKTQSKIGRVDCLDDDGLPYIGANLQSGDIIIGKFAESGADHSVKMKHTEKGMVQKVLLSANDEGKNFAVVSLRQVRSPCLGDKFSSMHGQKGVLGYLESQENFPFTVQGIVPDIVINPHAFPSRQTPGQLLEAALGKGIALGGGEKYATPFSALSVDAILKQLHGRGFSRWGNERVYNGRTGEMVHSLIFMGPTFYQRLIHMAEDKVKFRNTGPVHPLTRQPVADRKRFGGIKFGEMERDCLIAHGAAANLHERLFTLSDSSQMHICGKCKNMANVIQRPVPGGKVRGPFCRFCESVEDIVKVGVPYGAKLLCQELFSMGISLKFDTEIC, from the exons ATGACGATTTCTGATATCATGGAAGATGTGGGATGTAGTAGTGGAAAAGGGAAGACATCCAATGGATCAACAATGATGGACTTTGATATTGATGGTCTTTTTGAAGTAGGAGATTATGATTGGGATGATGACGAGGATGAGGATGATAATCTTGATATGGCTTCAATTAAAGAGTTGGGTGGAGGTTTCTTGAGAAACTTCTGTAAAAAGGCATCAGCTGGTTTCTTTGAGAAGTATGGCTTAATTAGCCACCAGATCGATTCATACAATGACTTCATCAGGTATGGAATCCAGAAGGTGTTCGACTCGGTTGGAGAGATCCATGTTGAGCCAGGTTATGATCCATCAAAGAAAGGTGAAGGTGAATGGAAGCATGCTTCTGTCAAGTTTGGGAATGTAATCCTTGATCGGCCAAAGTTTTGGGCAGGGGAAAAGTATTCTGCATATAATGGGGAAGAGTACCTGAACATGTGGCCACGGCATGCTCGCCTTCAGAACATGACTTATTCTGCCAGGATTATTGTTGAGACTCATGTTCAG GTGTTTACTAAAAAGCTAGTTAGAAGCGACAAGTTCAAAACTGGGGTAGAACAGTTTGTTGACAAGGAGTGTGTGATGGAAGATAAAAGGGATGTCTTCATTGGGAGAATCCCTGTGATGGTGAACTCAGAGTTGTGCTGGATGAGTGGTGCTGACAGGCTTGATTGTGAATTTGATCATGGGGGATACTTCATAGTCAAAGGGGCTGAAAAG ATCTTCATTGCACAGGAGCAGATGTGTTTAAAAAGACTCTGGGTGTCAAACCATTACACTTGGATGGTTGCATATCGGTCCGGTGAAAAAAGGAATAGAGTCTACCTTAAACTGACTGAGACATTGAAGCATGAGCAAATTAAGGGAGAAGCAAAATCCCTCAGTGTGTATTTCCTGGCAGAAATGCCAATTTGGGTCTTGTTTTTTGCTCTAGGCGTATCCTCTGACAGGGAGGTAGTAGATCTGATTGATGTGgatattaaagataataaaatcatcaatatactAGTAGCTTCAATCCACGATGCTGACAAGAATTGTGAGGACTTCAGGAAGGGAAAAAGGGCTCTTGCTTATGTTGATAGACTTATAAAGAGCTGTAAGTTTCCACCTCAAGAATCTGTTGAGGAGTGCATAAAAGAATACCTGTTCCCTAATCTCAGCGGTCTCAAGCAGAAGGCTCGCTTCTTAGGCTATATGGTAAAGTGCCTCTTGCTCTCTTACATTGGCCGCAGAAAGGTTGACAACAGAGATGATTTTCGAAACAAAAGATTGGATCTAGCTGGTGAGCTCCTTGAACGAGAGCTCAGGGTGCACATTAAACATGCCGAAAGGCGTATGGTGAAGGCACTGCAAAGAGATCTTTGTGGAGATCGACAAGTGCACCCAATTGAGCATTACTTGGATGCGTCAATAATTACCAATGGTCTCTCCAGGGCTTTTTCTACTGGTCATTGGTGTCACCCTTACAAGAGAATGGAGCGGGTTTCTGGTGTAGTTGCAACTCTTAGACGAACAAATCCATTGCAAATGACTGCTGATCTAAGGAAGACACGTCAGCAGGTTACATACACTGGGAAGGTTGGCGATGCTAGATACCC AAATCCTTCACACTGGGGAAAGGTATGCTTTCTATCTACCCCAGATGGAGAAAATTGTGGCCTGGTGAAAAATTTGGCTAGTATGGGTCTTGTCAGCACAACTGTTTTGATGCCACTTCTTGAGACATTGTTTCGGTGTGGAATGCAAAAGTTAGTAGATGACTGTGCCACCTCACTCCATGGAAAACAAAAGGTACTTCTAGATGGCGATTGGGTTGGAGTATGTGAAGATTCTGCACTCTTCGTTTCAAAACTAAGACGTAAGCGCCGCAGGAATGAAGTGCCACACCAG GTTGAAGTTAAGAGAGATGAGCAGCAGGATGAAGTTCGCATATTTTCTGATGCTGGAAGGATTATGCGCCCTCTTCTTGTTGTTTCGAATCTTAAGAATATTAAAGCTTTGAACGGCGGAGTGAAAGGGGGAGATTATGGCTTCCAAACTCTTCTGGACAAAGGGATTATTGAGCTTATTGGacctgaagaagaagaagactgtCGAACTGCATGGGGAGTTGAGTATCTCTTAAAAGCAGATAAAGAGAATCCACCTGTTAATTATACCCATTGTGAGTTGGACATGTCATTTTTGTTAGGCTTGAGCTGTGGTTTAATCCCTTTTGCAAATCATGACCATGCTAGGAGGGTCCTCTATCAATCTGAGAAGCACTCTCAGCAAGCAATTGGGTTTTCAACAGTGAATCCAAACATTAGAGTTGATACAAATACCCATCAATTGTATTACCCTCAGAGGCCACTTTTCGGGACAATGTTGTCAGATTCCCTTGGGAAACCAAAATGTGCTCGTCACCAGAGAGGAATGCTTTCACGGCCTGAATACTACAATGGTCAATGTGCTATTGTTGCAGTGAATGTTCACCTTGGCTATAACCAAGAAGATTCAGTGGTAATGAATCGTGCATCACTTGAGCGTGGAATGTTTCGATCGGAGCATGTCAGGAGCTACAAGGCTGAGGTCGACAATATGGAAGCTACTGGAAAGAAGTCCAAGGCGGAGGACTCTGTTAACTTTGGTAAAACACAGAGTAAAATTGGACGAGTGGACTGCCTAGATGATGATGGTTTACCATATATTGGTGCAAATCTCCAGAGCGGAGATATCATAATTGGGAAATTTGCTGAATCAGGCGCTGATCACAGTGTCAAGATGAAGCATACCGAGAAGGGCATGGTTCAGAAGGTTTTGCTCTCCGCTAATGACGAGGGAAAGAATTTTGCTGTTGTATCTCTCAGACAA GTTCGTTCTCCATGTCTTGGAGACAAGTTCTCTAGCATGCATGGACAAAAAGGTGTTCTTGGATATCTGGAGTCTCAGGAGAACTTCCCTTTTACTGTTCAGGGGATTGTTCCAGATATTGTTATCAATCCTCATGCATTTCCTTCAAGGCAAACACCTGGTCAGCTGCTGGAAGCCGCTTTGGGGAAGGGCATTGCCCTAGGTGGTGGTGAAAAATATGCCACTCCCTTTTCCGCTTTATCAGTTGATGCCATACTAAAACAGCTTCATGG ACGAGGATTCTCAAGATGGGGAAATGAGAGAGTTTACAATGGCCGGACTGGTGAAATGGTTCATTCCCTGATTTTCATGGGCCCTACATTCTACCAACGCCTCATCCATATGGCTGAAGACAAGGTGAAATTCCGTAATACTGGGCCTGTCCATCCCCTCACTCGCCAACCTGTGGCAGACAGAAAACGGTTTGGTGGAATTAAATTTGGTGAGATGGAACGGGACTGTCTTATAGCTCATGGTGCTGCAGCAAATCTGCATGAACGCCTTTTCACTCTCAGCGACTCCTCCCAGATGCACATCTGTGGGAAGTGCAAGAACATGGCGAATGTGATCCAGAGGCCCGTGCCAGGTGGTAAGGTAAGGGGTCCATTCTGCCGGTTCTGTGAATCAGTTGAAGATATTGTGAAGGTTGGTGTGCCATATGGTGCAAAGTTATTGTGCCAGGAGCTCTTCAGCATGGGCATATCCCTCAAGTTTGATACTGAGATTTGCTGA